The following are encoded together in the Equus quagga isolate Etosha38 chromosome 1, UCLA_HA_Equagga_1.0, whole genome shotgun sequence genome:
- the LOC124246410 gene encoding keratin, type II cuticular Hb5 has translation MSCRSYRISSGCGVTRTFSSCSAVAPKTGSRCCISAAPYRGVSCYRGLTGFSSRSLSNLGSCGPRIAVGGFRAGSCGRSFGYRSGGVCGPSPPCITTVSVNESLLAPLNLEIDPNAQGVKHEEKEQIKSLNNRFAAFIDKVRFLEQQNKLLETKWQFYQNQRCCESNLEPLFSGYIETLRREAECVEADSGRLASELNHVQEVLEGYKKRYEEEVALRATAENEFVVLKKDVDCAYLRKSDLEANVEALVEESSFLKRLYDEEIRVLQAHISDTSVIVKMDNSRDLNMDCIVAEIKAQYDDIANRSRAEAESWYRSKCEEMKATVVRHGETLRRTKEEINELNRLIQRLTAEIENAKGQRAKLEAAVAEAEQQGEAALTDARCKLAGLEEALQKAKQDMACLLREYQEVMNAKLGLDIEIATYRRLLEGEEHRLCEGVGSVNLCVSSSRGGVSCGGLTFSTTPGRQLVSGASATGGSISVLAPDACAPCQPRSSSFSCGSSRSVRFA, from the exons ATGTCCTGCCGTTCCTACAGGATCAGCTCAGGATGTGGTGTCACCAGGACCTTCAGCTCCTGCTCGGCTGTGGCCCCCAAAACTGGCAGCCGTTGCTGCATCAGCGCCGCCCCTTACCGGGGGGTGTCCTGCTACCGGGGGCTGACGGGCTTCAGTAGCCGCAGCCTCTCTAACCTGGGCTCCTGCGGACCCCGTATCGCTGTGGGCGGCTTCCGGGCCGGTTCCTGCGGCCGCAGCTTTGGATACCGCTCCGGAGGCGTGTGCGGACCCAGCCCGCCCTGCATCACCACGGTGTCAGTCAATGAGAGCCTCCTGGCGCCCCTCAACCTGGAGATCGACCCCAACGCACAGGGCGTGAAGCACGAGGAGAAGGAGCAGATAAAGAGCCTCAACAACAGGTTCGCTGCCTTCATCGACAAG GTGCGCTTCCTGGAGCAGCAGAACAAGCTGCTGGAGACCAAGTGGCAGTTCTACCAGAACCAGCGCTGCTGCGAGAGCAACCTGGAGCCGCTGTTCAGTGGCTACATCGAGACGCTGCGGCGGGAGGCGGAGTGCGTGGAGGCCGACAGCGGGAGGTTGGCCTCGGAGCTCAACCACGTGCAGGAGGTGCTGGAGGGCTACAAGAAGAG GTATGAAGAGGAGGTGGCTCTGAGAGCCACAGCCGAGAACGAGTTCGTGGTTCTAAAGAAG GACGTGGACTGCGCCTACCTGAGGAAGTCAGACCTGGAGGCCAACGTGGAGGCCCTGGTGGAGGAGTCCAGCTTCCTGAAGCGCCTCTATGATGAG GAGATCCGCGTCCTCCAAGCCCACATCTCAGACACCTCGGTCATCGTCAAGATGGACAACAGCCGGGACCTCAACATGGACTGCATTGTGGCCGAAATCAAGGCTCAGTACGACGACATCGCCAACCGCAGCCGGGCCGAGGCCGAGTCCTGGTACCGCAGCAAG TGCGAAGAAATGAAGGCCACGGTGGTCCGGCACGGGGAGACCCTGCGCCGCACCAAGGAGGAGATCAACGAGCTGAACCGCCTGATCCAGAGGCTGACCGCCGAGATCGAGAATGCCAAGGGCCAG CGGGCCAAGCTGGAGGCCGCTGTGGCCGAGGCCGAGCAGCAGGGCGAGGCGGCCCTCACCGATGCCCGCTGCAAGCTGGCCGGGCTGGAGGAGGCCCTGCAGAAGGCCAAGCAGGACATGGCCTGCCTGCTCAGGGAGTACCAGGAGGTGATGAACGCCAAGCTGGGCCTGGACATCGAGATCGCCACCTATAGGCGCCTGCTGGAGGGCGAGGAGCACAG GCTGTGCGAAGGTGTGGGCTCCGTGAATTTGT gcGTCAGCAGTTCCCGCGGTGGAGTCTCCTGTGGGGGCCTCACGTTCAGCACCACCCCGGGGCGGCAGCTTGTGTCTGGCGCCTCGGCCACGGGGGGCAGCATCAGCGTGCTGGCCCCCGACGCCTGCGCCCCCTGTCAGCCCCGCTCCTCCAGCTTCAGCTGCGGGAGCAGCCGGTCGGTCCGCTTTGCGTAG